TTCTACGATCTCCAAATCCTGGCGCTTTTACAGCTGCAATTTTTAAAGAACCACGTAATTTATTTACAACAAGAGTAGCTAATGCTTCTCCATCTACATCTTCTGCAATAATTAATAACGGTTTTCCTGATTGTGCAACAGGCTCTAAAATAGGAAGTAAATCCTTCATTGTAGATACTTTTTTATCATACAATAAGATGTAAGGATTTTCTAAATCTGTTACCATTTTATCACTGTTAGTTACAAAGTAAGGTGATAAATAACCTCTGTCAAATTGCATACCTTCAACAATATCAACATAAGTTTCAGTCCCTTTTGCTTCTTCAACAGTAATAACACCTTCTTTTCCTACTTTACCAAAAGCCTTAGCTATTAAATCTCCAATAACGTCATCGTTATTAGCAGATATAGAGGCTACTTGCTTTATTTTCTCAGAAGAATTTCCTACTTCTTTAGATTGTTTAGCTAGATCTGCAACAATTGCTTCTACAGCTTTATCAATACCACGTTTTAAATCCATAGGATTTGCACCGGCAGCAACATTTTTTAAACCTTCTTTAACTATTGCTTGTGCCAATACTGTTGCAGTAGTTGTACCATCTCCAGCTAAATCGTTAGTTTTAGAGGCCACTTCTTTTACCATTTGTGCCCCCATATTTTCTAATGGATCTTCTAATTCTATTTCTTTTGCAACACTTACACCATCTTTAGTTACTATTGGAGCTCCAAATGAACGCCCAATAATTACATTTCTTCCTTTTGGTCCTAAAGTTACTTTTACTGCGTTTGCTAATGCATCTACACCACGTTTTAATCCGTCACGTGCTTCAACATCAAATTTTATATTTTTTGCCATTTTTTTAATTTTGTTTTCAGCTGTTGCCAATTTGGCTTCTAGCTTAAAAAAATAATAATTGTTTTTTTTTGTTTAAGATAATTGGCGTTTTAGCCAAAAGTAAAAAGCTATTTAGATAATAGCCATGATGTCATCTTCACGCATCATTAAGTATGCTTTACCATCTAATTTGATTTCTGATCCAGAATATTGACCATAAAGCACCTTGTCTCCAACTTTAACTGTTAAAGGTTCGTCTTTTTTTCCGTTTCCAACAGCAACAATTGTTCCTTTATGTTGCTTTTCCTGAGCTGTATCTGGTATATATAAACCAGAAGCTGTTTGTGTTTCAGCAGGTAATGCTTCTACTAGTACACGATCTGCAAGAGGTTTAATGTTTAATTTACTCATAGTATATATGTTTGATTAATTATAAATGTAATGCTATGTAACAAGCTAAAAATATGCCAATAGATTACAACTGACAAACTTGCAGAAACAAAAAATGCCAACTCTAAGAGCTGGCATTTTTATTATATGTTTTAAAGGACTGTAGTGTTATTTAGCAGCCGGATCTACTACCTTAGTTGCATCATCTGTTGTAGGTGTTGCAGTTGGTGTTGGTAATTGTATATTATCACTTTCTAAAATTTTAGATTCTGCTGTCTGACCATTTCTGTCAATACCTAGACTAGAAGTTAATATTAGTGCCAATAAGATAGTTGCTAATGTCCAAGTACTTTTATCTAAAAAGTCTGTTGTTTTTTTAACACCACCCATTTGTTGTGTACCACCACCTCCAAATGAAGACGATAATCCTCCAC
This portion of the Olleya sp. Bg11-27 genome encodes:
- the secG gene encoding preprotein translocase subunit SecG — encoded protein: MSTFAIFLILIVIVAFLLIVVIMVQNPKGGGLSSSFGGGGTQQMGGVKKTTDFLDKSTWTLATILLALILTSSLGIDRNGQTAESKILESDNIQLPTPTATPTTDDATKVVDPAAK
- the groES gene encoding co-chaperone GroES, producing the protein MSKLNIKPLADRVLVEALPAETQTASGLYIPDTAQEKQHKGTIVAVGNGKKDEPLTVKVGDKVLYGQYSGSEIKLDGKAYLMMREDDIMAII
- the groL gene encoding chaperonin GroEL (60 kDa chaperone family; promotes refolding of misfolded polypeptides especially under stressful conditions; forms two stacked rings of heptamers to form a barrel-shaped 14mer; ends can be capped by GroES; misfolded proteins enter the barrel where they are refolded when GroES binds): MAKNIKFDVEARDGLKRGVDALANAVKVTLGPKGRNVIIGRSFGAPIVTKDGVSVAKEIELEDPLENMGAQMVKEVASKTNDLAGDGTTTATVLAQAIVKEGLKNVAAGANPMDLKRGIDKAVEAIVADLAKQSKEVGNSSEKIKQVASISANNDDVIGDLIAKAFGKVGKEGVITVEEAKGTETYVDIVEGMQFDRGYLSPYFVTNSDKMVTDLENPYILLYDKKVSTMKDLLPILEPVAQSGKPLLIIAEDVDGEALATLVVNKLRGSLKIAAVKAPGFGDRRKAMLEDIAVLTGGTVISEERGFTLENTTLEMLGTAERVSIDKDNTTVVNGAGDKSLIKNRVNQIKAQIETTTSDYDKEKLQERLAKLAGGVAVLYVGAASEVEMKEKKDRVDDALHATRAAVEEGIVAGGGVALVRAKSVLDKITTENLDETTGIQIVARAIEAPLRTIVENAGGEGSVVVSKVMEGKKDFGYDAKSETYVDMLKAGIIDPKKVTRIALENAASVAGMILTTECALVDIKEAAPAGGGMPMGGGMPGMM